Proteins from a genomic interval of Mesobacillus sp. S13:
- a CDS encoding tryptophan transporter produces the protein MNTKNLVALSLLVGMGAVLHVVVPGFFLGMKPDMMLTMMFLGIILFPDKKSVLLVGAVTGLISGLTTTFPGGLVPNIIDKPVTAFVFFGILMALKNFKFSIYTAAALTAIGTIVSGIVFLGSAYYLIGLPGPFTALFAGVVLPAAAFNAVFIAILYPVATNIFKRAKLAEI, from the coding sequence ATGAATACGAAGAATCTTGTAGCATTGTCACTTTTGGTGGGGATGGGAGCAGTCTTGCATGTGGTCGTGCCCGGTTTTTTCCTGGGGATGAAGCCTGATATGATGCTGACGATGATGTTCCTTGGAATCATCCTGTTTCCAGACAAAAAGAGTGTATTATTGGTTGGAGCCGTAACTGGGCTGATCTCTGGATTGACGACTACTTTCCCAGGAGGGCTTGTTCCGAACATAATTGATAAGCCTGTTACTGCGTTTGTCTTTTTCGGAATCCTGATGGCGCTGAAAAACTTCAAGTTTTCCATTTATACTGCAGCTGCCCTTACAGCAATCGGTACCATCGTTTCGGGAATCGTTTTCCTTGGTTCTGCCTATTACCTAATCGGCCTGCCTGGACCGTTCACTGCATTATTCGCAGGGGTTGTCTTACCAGCCGCAGCATTCAACGCCGTTTTCATTGCCATTCTTTATCCAGTGGCTACGAACATTTTTAAAAGAGCAAAGCTCGCTGAAATTTAA
- the serC gene encoding 3-phosphoserine/phosphohydroxythreonine transaminase, whose amino-acid sequence MKRALNFNAGPAALPEAVLAKAEKEMMNYQSLGMGVMELSHRSKEFEDINDRTNSLLRNLLSIPDDYEVLLLQGGASLQFSMVPMNLLEEGASASYVLTGTWSEKALKEAQKIGNAVIAASSKHGNYKSIPSLSEFDIPAGSSYLHITTNNTIYGTQWHTLPESLNIPLVADMSSDILSRPVNVSSFGLIYAGAQKNLGPSGVTVVIIRKDLLKRSKPELPSMLNYQVYSESKSLYNTPPTLSIYFLMLVLEWAEELGGVKQLEMMNKEKAALLYDVIDRSEGFYKGHAEKQSRSLMNITFTLDNEDLTSVFLREAEESGFIGLAGHRSVGGCRASTYNAVPLENIEKLADFMNYFRNRN is encoded by the coding sequence TTGAAACGTGCTCTTAATTTCAACGCTGGCCCGGCTGCATTGCCTGAAGCCGTATTAGCGAAAGCGGAAAAAGAAATGATGAATTATCAAAGCCTCGGTATGGGAGTCATGGAATTAAGCCACCGCAGCAAGGAGTTTGAAGACATCAATGATCGGACAAATAGTCTGTTGCGCAACCTGCTTTCCATCCCGGATGATTACGAGGTCCTTTTATTACAGGGCGGTGCAAGTCTGCAGTTTTCAATGGTACCGATGAACCTCCTTGAAGAGGGAGCATCTGCGAGCTATGTCTTGACGGGCACATGGTCTGAAAAAGCACTGAAAGAAGCACAGAAAATAGGAAATGCTGTAATAGCTGCTTCTTCCAAACATGGCAACTATAAATCAATCCCCAGCCTATCTGAATTCGATATACCCGCGGGTTCTTCCTACCTCCACATCACGACGAACAATACCATCTATGGAACTCAGTGGCATACCCTGCCCGAAAGCCTGAATATCCCGCTTGTTGCGGACATGTCCAGCGACATTCTTAGCAGGCCAGTAAATGTTTCATCATTCGGACTCATCTATGCAGGTGCGCAGAAAAATCTTGGCCCATCCGGAGTAACCGTTGTGATCATCCGCAAAGATTTGCTCAAGCGCTCTAAACCAGAACTGCCTTCTATGCTTAACTATCAGGTTTACTCTGAATCAAAATCGCTTTATAACACGCCCCCCACGTTATCGATTTATTTCCTGATGCTTGTCCTTGAATGGGCTGAAGAGCTGGGTGGGGTAAAACAGCTTGAAATGATGAATAAAGAAAAAGCTGCATTGCTTTACGATGTGATCGACAGAAGTGAGGGGTTTTATAAAGGGCATGCGGAAAAACAGAGCCGTTCATTGATGAATATCACTTTTACACTGGATAATGAGGATTTGACTTCGGTCTTCCTCCGTGAGGCTGAGGAATCCGGCTTTATAGGGCTTGCCGGCCACAGATCTGTCGGTGGCTGCAGGGCCTCGACTTATAACGCTGTTCCTCTTGAGAACATTGAAAAACTTGCCGACTTCATGAATTACTTTAGAAACAGAAATTGA